A genomic stretch from Falco cherrug isolate bFalChe1 chromosome 3, bFalChe1.pri, whole genome shotgun sequence includes:
- the LOC102051137 gene encoding myosin regulatory light chain 2, smooth muscle minor isoform — translation MSSKKAKTKTTKKRPQRATSNVFAMFDQSQIQEFKEAFNMIDQNRDGFIDKEDLHDMLASLGKNPTDEYLDAMMNEAPGPINFTMFLTMFGEKLNGTDPEDVIRNAFACFDEEATGFIQEDYLRELLTTMGDRFTDEEVDELYREAPIDKKGNFNYIEFTRILKHGAKDKDD, via the exons ATGTCCAGCAAAAAGGCAAAGACGAAGACCACCAAGAAGCGCCCTCAGCGTGCCACTTCCAATGTATTTGCAATGTTTGATCAGTCGCAGATTCAGGAGTTCAAGGAGGCCTTCAACATGATCGACCAGAACAGGGACGGCTTCATTGACAAGGAGGACTTGCACGATATGCTCGCCTCCCTTG GAAAGAATCCAACGGATGAATACTTAGATGCCATGATGAATGAGGCTCCAGGCCCCATAAACTTCACGATGTTCCTTACAATGTTTGGTGAGAAGTTAAATGGCACCGATCCGGAAGATGTAATCAGGAATGCGTTTGCTTGCTTTGATGAAGAAGCAACAG GGTTCATCCAGGAAGACTACCTGCGGGAGCTGCTGACGACGATGGGAGACAGGTTCACAGATGAAGAGGTGGATGAGCTGTACAGAGAGGCCCCCATCGATAAAAAGGGGAATTTCAACTACATTGAATTCACGCGCATCCTGAAACATGGAGCAAAAGACAAGGATGACTGA
- the LOC102050744 gene encoding myosin regulatory light chain 2, smooth muscle minor isoform gives MSSKRAKTKTTKKRPQRATSNVFAMFDQSQIQEFKEAFNMIDQNRDGFIDKEDLHDMLASLGKNPTDEYLDAMMNEAPGPINFTMFLTMFGEKLNGTDPEDVIRNAFACFDEEATGFIQEDYLRELLTTMGDRFTDEEVDELYREAPIDKKGNFNYIEFTRILKHGAKDKDD, from the exons ATGTCCAGCAAAAGGGCAAAGACGAAGACCACCAAGAAGCGCCCTCAGCGTGCCACTTCCAATGTATTTGCAATGTTTGATCAGTCGCAGATTCAGGAGTTCAAGGAGGCCTTCAACATGATCGACCAGAACAGGGACGGCTTCATTGACAAGGAGGACTTGCACGATATGCTCGCCTCCCTTG GAAAGAATCCAACGGATGAATACTTAGATGCCATGATGAATGAGGCTCCAGGCCCCATAAACTTCACGATGTTCCTTACAATGTTTGGTGAGAAGTTAAATGGCACCGATCCGGAAGATGTAATCAGGAATGCGTTTGCTTGCTTTGATGAAGAAGCAACAG GGTTCATCCAGGAAGACTACCTGCGGGAGCTGCTGACGACGATGGGAGACAGGTTCACAGATGAAGAGGTGGATGAGCTGTACAGAGAGGCCCCCATCGATAAAAAGGGGAATTTCAACTACATTGAATTCACGCGCATCCTGAAACATGGAGCAAAAGACAAGGATGACTGA